One window from the genome of Alkalibacter saccharofermentans DSM 14828 encodes:
- the rpsG gene encoding 30S ribosomal protein S7, producing MPRKGPVPKREVLPDPLYNSVLVTKLVNNIMLDGKKGVAQRIVYGAFDTVAEKTGREALEVFEEALNNIMPVLEVKARRVGGATYQVPIEIRPERRQALGLRWLVRYSRARNEKTMQARLSAELLDAINSAGAAVKKKEDTHKMAEANKAFAHYRW from the coding sequence GTGCCAAGAAAAGGACCAGTACCAAAAAGAGAAGTATTGCCAGATCCGCTGTACAATAGCGTTTTGGTAACAAAACTTGTTAATAACATTATGCTTGACGGCAAAAAAGGAGTAGCTCAGAGAATTGTATACGGAGCATTCGATACAGTTGCCGAAAAAACAGGCAGAGAAGCATTGGAAGTTTTTGAAGAGGCGTTGAACAACATCATGCCTGTACTTGAGGTTAAAGCAAGAAGAGTAGGTGGAGCGACTTACCAGGTTCCGATTGAAATCAGACCTGAAAGAAGACAAGCTCTAGGACTTAGATGGCTTGTAAGATACTCAAGAGCAAGAAACGAAAAAACAATGCAAGCAAGATTGTCAGCTGAACTGTTGGACGCTATCAACAGCGCAGGTGCAGCAGTGAAGAAAAAAGAAGATACTCACAAAATGGCAGAAGCCAACAAGGCTTTCGCACATTATAGATGGTAA
- the rpsL gene encoding 30S ribosomal protein S12, whose product MPTISQLVKKGREKVEYKSDSPALKNNPQKRGVCTAVRTTTPKKPNSALRKIARVRLTNGTEVTAYIPGIGHNLQEHSVVLIKGGRVKDLPGVRYKIIRGALDTAGVQNRQQARSKYGAKATKK is encoded by the coding sequence ATGCCAACTATTAGTCAGCTTGTAAAAAAGGGAAGAGAAAAGGTTGAATACAAATCAGACTCTCCTGCGCTTAAGAACAACCCTCAAAAGAGAGGTGTTTGTACAGCTGTAAGAACTACTACGCCTAAAAAGCCTAACTCTGCGCTTAGAAAAATCGCTAGGGTAAGACTTACAAACGGAACTGAGGTTACTGCATACATTCCGGGAATCGGACATAACCTGCAGGAACATAGCGTCGTTTTGATCAAAGGTGGAAGAGTCAAAGACCTTCCTGGTGTTAGATACAAAATCATCAGGGGAGCGTTAGATACTGCTGGAGTGCAAAACAGACAACAAGCTCGATCAAAGTACGGTGCAAAAGCCACAAAGAAATAA
- a CDS encoding ribosomal L7Ae/L30e/S12e/Gadd45 family protein, giving the protein MLDELKAGIVVVGTRQTVKTVKANEARLVYLAKDADGHITDEVESACKNNNVEIIYVDSMEDLGQACGIERKTAAAALLKE; this is encoded by the coding sequence ATGCTCGATGAGCTTAAGGCAGGCATCGTCGTCGTAGGCACGAGACAGACTGTAAAAACTGTTAAAGCCAACGAAGCCAGGCTGGTTTATTTGGCGAAAGATGCAGACGGCCACATCACTGATGAAGTGGAAAGCGCTTGTAAAAACAACAATGTTGAAATAATTTATGTAGATAGTATGGAAGACTTGGGGCAGGCATGCGGTATTGAAAGAAAAACTGCAGCTGCGGCCCTGTTAAAAGAATAG